One genomic window of Deltaproteobacteria bacterium includes the following:
- a CDS encoding ABC transporter substrate-binding protein: protein MIRPMFVRTLLLLILVVVACQPGYSAQVTPETIRIAIPGKLIDFAPFFVGAKTGIYRSEGLEPQFIVMRSGIVIPAMLSGEIDYTTLYGSTIRSAVTGLPLKVIATLITKQSFFLFSQPDIRRVQDLKGKRVAISNFASSTDKAARAALKTGSIEAMRDVTLIAMGDTNVRFQSLVSGAIEAAILTPPYTVMAEQKKLNNLVWLGDVLGDQPSNGLSTSVKKLKEQPDQVMRFLRASLRSMIYTREHKQEALPILLKEFPGLDRNTLAGTLDFYLKAMSPDGRVSEVILQELINEQRELVNVKNEVPISQVADFGPLQRVLKELGSAK from the coding sequence ATGATCCGGCCCATGTTTGTTCGCACGCTGTTGCTTCTTATCCTAGTCGTGGTGGCATGCCAACCGGGCTATTCGGCACAGGTTACGCCGGAGACCATTCGCATCGCCATTCCCGGCAAGCTCATCGACTTTGCGCCGTTCTTTGTCGGTGCCAAAACCGGGATCTATCGCAGCGAGGGGCTGGAGCCGCAGTTCATCGTCATGCGCAGCGGCATCGTGATTCCGGCGATGCTCTCGGGTGAAATCGACTACACCACGCTTTACGGCTCGACGATTCGCTCGGCGGTGACCGGTTTGCCGCTGAAAGTCATTGCGACATTGATTACCAAGCAGAGTTTCTTTCTGTTTTCGCAGCCGGATATTCGTCGCGTGCAGGATCTTAAAGGCAAGCGCGTGGCGATCTCCAATTTCGCCAGCTCGACGGACAAGGCAGCGCGCGCCGCACTGAAAACCGGCAGCATCGAAGCGATGCGCGACGTGACGTTGATCGCCATGGGGGACACCAACGTGCGCTTTCAGTCGCTGGTGTCCGGCGCCATTGAAGCGGCGATTCTCACACCGCCTTACACCGTCATGGCGGAACAAAAGAAACTGAATAATCTGGTCTGGTTGGGCGACGTTTTGGGCGATCAGCCGTCCAACGGGCTGAGTACCAGCGTGAAGAAGTTGAAGGAGCAGCCGGATCAGGTCATGCGTTTCTTGCGCGCGTCGCTGCGTAGCATGATCTATACCCGTGAGCACAAGCAGGAAGCGCTGCCGATTTTGCTGAAAGAGTTTCCCGGCCTCGATCGTAACACGTTGGCAGGGACGCTCGACTTTTACCTCAAAGCGATGAGCCCGGATGGGCGTGTCAGCGAGGTGATTTTGCAAGAGTTGATCAACGAGCAGCGCGAGCTGGTCAACGTCAAGAATGAAGTGCCGATCTCGCAGGTGGCCGACTTTGGGCCTTTGCAGCGGGTATTAAAAGAATTGGGCAGCGCGAAATAG
- a CDS encoding LLM class flavin-dependent oxidoreductase, with product MRFGTFSYNQRRPGVAEKQAFDELLEQIELTEKLGFNEAWFAEHHHSDYGMLASPNLMTAALARRTERMRFGNLISVLPLYDPMRLAEECAMLDVMTGGRLNVGLGRGVPKDDMKHRLDRESAQARFDEGVEILMKAWTGETFSYQGKAWGYEEISCRPLPIQKPHPPIYYGATSPDSPAMVAKRGWNLALSRQPLANCATAIKKYRDARAAANLAGQGDAIMVRDIYVADTDEQAWCEAVPELMRYWQLATDNYWRGETLSEADLTRFTERYAYYPGGLTIKRLDEWGTSLIGSPETVIKKAREMLVTARPDSLVGMFQFGALKHEQVMHSIELFGREVMPALGS from the coding sequence ATGCGCTTTGGAACTTTCAGCTATAACCAGCGCCGCCCGGGCGTCGCAGAGAAACAAGCGTTCGATGAATTGCTCGAGCAGATCGAATTGACCGAGAAGCTTGGGTTTAACGAAGCCTGGTTCGCTGAGCATCATCATTCCGATTACGGCATGCTGGCTTCGCCGAATCTGATGACCGCGGCTTTGGCGCGGCGCACAGAGCGAATGCGCTTCGGCAATCTCATTAGTGTTCTGCCGCTCTACGATCCGATGCGGCTTGCCGAAGAGTGCGCCATGCTCGATGTCATGACCGGTGGGCGATTGAACGTCGGCCTCGGCCGCGGCGTGCCGAAAGACGACATGAAGCATCGGCTCGATCGCGAGAGCGCGCAGGCGCGCTTCGATGAAGGTGTCGAGATTCTCATGAAAGCCTGGACGGGTGAGACGTTTAGTTATCAAGGCAAAGCCTGGGGCTACGAAGAAATTTCTTGCCGCCCATTGCCGATACAAAAACCGCATCCGCCGATCTATTACGGCGCGACGTCGCCGGACAGCCCGGCGATGGTTGCCAAGCGTGGCTGGAATCTCGCGCTGTCGCGCCAGCCGCTGGCGAATTGCGCCACGGCGATCAAGAAATATCGCGACGCGCGCGCGGCTGCGAACTTGGCTGGTCAAGGCGATGCTATCATGGTGCGCGATATCTATGTCGCCGATACCGACGAGCAAGCATGGTGTGAAGCCGTTCCCGAACTGATGCGCTACTGGCAGTTGGCGACGGATAATTATTGGCGGGGCGAGACGCTATCTGAGGCCGATCTTACGCGCTTTACCGAGCGCTACGCCTACTATCCTGGCGGGTTGACGATCAAGCGTTTGGACGAGTGGGGCACGTCGCTGATCGGCAGTCCCGAGACCGTGATCAAGAAGGCCCGCGAGATGCTCGTGACGGCCAGGCCGGATAGCTTGGTGGGCATGTTCCAGTTCGGAGCTTTGAAGCACGAGCAGGTGATGCACTCGATTGAACTGTTCGGCAGGGAAGTTATGCCGGCGCTGGGGAGTTAA
- a CDS encoding cupin domain-containing protein, producing MKQPDSIAQLDRDMVGMNLSGYWSLGMEGLPSEPITPVQPCLWKWADVYGSLVRAGEVISLEQSERRVVRLVNPGLDKGRGFASQTLQVSFQYVKPGENARAHRHTPAALRFVLQGHGAYTTVNGQQCVMEPGDLILTPAMSWHDHSNGSTEPMVWLDGLDFPLITALHQVMQERYPTRRQPIERDSDEVNATLDGAVRHGLRVEDLFHYRWTDTEKTLRASMRARGAHSNYDGYLLEYRNPLTNGPTMTTIQCSAQLLSANEKTESHRHTSTTLYHVFRGHGASEIGGQRFEWQKGDSFIVPVWNPHRHSNSSSTDDAILFSMSDAPVLRALGLYREETA from the coding sequence ATGAAACAACCCGATAGCATCGCCCAGCTCGACCGCGACATGGTCGGCATGAACCTCTCCGGCTACTGGAGCCTTGGCATGGAAGGTCTGCCATCGGAGCCGATCACGCCGGTGCAGCCGTGTTTGTGGAAGTGGGCCGATGTTTACGGCAGCCTGGTGCGCGCGGGCGAAGTGATCAGCTTGGAGCAGAGCGAGCGGCGCGTCGTGCGGCTCGTCAATCCTGGTCTCGATAAGGGCCGTGGCTTTGCCTCGCAGACGCTGCAAGTTTCGTTTCAGTACGTCAAGCCCGGCGAAAACGCGCGTGCCCATCGTCACACGCCCGCGGCATTGCGGTTTGTCCTCCAAGGCCACGGCGCTTACACGACGGTCAATGGTCAGCAGTGCGTCATGGAACCCGGCGATTTGATTCTGACGCCGGCGATGAGCTGGCACGACCACTCCAATGGCTCAACGGAACCGATGGTGTGGCTCGATGGCTTGGACTTTCCGCTGATCACCGCGTTGCACCAGGTCATGCAAGAACGCTACCCAACCCGCCGTCAACCCATCGAGAGAGACAGCGACGAAGTCAACGCCACCCTCGACGGCGCCGTGCGCCATGGCCTTCGCGTCGAGGACCTTTTCCACTATCGCTGGACGGACACAGAAAAAACCCTGCGCGCCTCCATGCGCGCGCGCGGAGCTCACAGCAACTACGACGGCTACTTGCTCGAATACCGCAACCCACTCACCAATGGTCCGACCATGACGACGATTCAATGCAGCGCTCAACTTTTATCCGCTAACGAGAAAACCGAATCCCATCGCCACACCAGCACAACGCTGTACCACGTTTTTCGCGGCCACGGCGCAAGCGAGATCGGCGGGCAGCGCTTTGAATGGCAAAAAGGCGACTCCTTCATCGTACCGGTATGGAACCCGCACCGGCATAGCAACTCTTCATCGACCGACGACGCGATCTTGTTTTCGATGAGCGATGCACCGGTGTTGAGAGCCTTGGGACTTTATCGCGAGGAAACCGCATGA